The genome window ATTGCCACTACCTCCCGATGTTTTTCCTATCATATCACCAATAGAAGAAGGTCCAAAATAATCACAGACGGCTTGAACCTTACTTGAGAATCCAATGTAATAACCTTTATCAAAGTCCTTTATATCTCCTGTTGTGCCGAGAAGCGCTGCAAGATGCCCACCTGCAGAAGCACCCCATACACCAATCTTTTCGGTGTTTATATTATATTTTGTTCCATTCGCCCTTAAAAATCTTATCGCTGACTTACAGTCCTCCAGTTGTGCAGGAAAACTTGCAATTCCTGTGAGGCGATAGTTGATACTTGCAATAGCATATCCATAAGATAAAAGACGCATTGCTGGATAACAGTTTTCCTTGCTTCCACTCTTCCATCCTCCTCCATGTATCCACACAACAAGAGGTAGTGGTTTTTCACTTTCAGGGATGTAGATATCCATTAGGAGTTTCACCCCTTCTGATTTTGCATATTCAATATCTCTGAATACTTTAGTGCCTTCAGGAAATAGTAATTTAGTGGGAAGTTGCTGAGGGAAAACATTAATACAAACAAATAAGATGAGATTCAGTATTAAATATTTTATCTTCATATTCGTCTCCTCCTGTATCTGTAAATTTAGACATCCATAAGAAAAAAAAGTTTACTGTTTGATTTTTCATCTTTTATGTTATAATAATAACGGAGATGGGGTTCTCCTTTTAACCGCTTTGCTTATAGCAAAGATGATAACTCCTACTAAACAAGTATAAAAGGAGAACTCCATGGAAAAGATTTATTTTACAACATCTTTATGGCTATGCCTTGCAGTTGTATCTGCTATACTTGCCTACCACATAAAAATATCTATTGCTCTCGTTGAAATCTGTATAGGTATTATCGCAGGAACCATAGCAAACCACTATTTTGGCCCTAATTCTTTAGGAAGTAATTTTGAATGGTTGAAATTTCTTGCATCAACAGGTGCGATATTTCTTACGTTCCTTGCAGGTGCAGAACTTGACCCAGGGGTAATAAAAACGAAATGGAAAGAGGTTATAGTAGTTGGAATCATTGGTTTTCTTGCTCCTTTTATCGGATGTTCTGCTGTTGCTTATTATGTTCTCAAGTGGGGATTCAAAGCGAGTTTGTTAACAGGTGTTGCACTATCAACGACTTCCATGGCTGTGGTATATGCAGTTATGCTTGAAACAGGACTTAATAAAACAGAGTTTGGTAAAGGAATACTCGGTGCTTGCTTTATTAATGACCTTGGAACTGTCATTGCATTAGGACTAATTTTCTCTCCTTTTACAATAAAAACAATTATCTTTATTGTATCAATGGTTGTTATACTATCTGTATTTCCATTTTTAACAAACTTTTTTACCCGTATATATGGTAATAGAACAGCAGCAATAAGAGTAAAGTGGGTATCTTTTGTCCTTTTCGCTCTCGGCACACTTGCTATATGGTCTGGCAGTGAACCGGTTCTTCCGGCTTATATAGCGGGTATGGTTCTTGCAGAGTTTGCTACTAAGAACAGGATATGGATAAGACGTTTAAGAACCCTTACTGTGGGTTTTCTTACTCCGTTTTATTTTATCAGGGCTGGTTCTTTTGTTTCTATACCTGCACTTTTTTCAGCCCCTTTTATCTTCTTATTACTGTTAGGAGCAAAAGTAGCAACAAAAATATGTGGATTGTATCCTGTAATAAGAATATTTAGAAAAGATTATTCAGAACAGTGGTATTACACACTTTTGATGTCAACCGGTCTAACCTTTGGGACTATCTCTGCTTTATATGGATATACGCACAATATTATCACAGAATTTCAGTATTCGTTCCTCGTTATGGTGGTTATAGGAAGTGCACTTATTCCCACAGCCATAGCCAGTTTTTATTTCCTTCCAAAACATCTTTTGCCTCCCCATTCAGAAAAGCATATAATTGTAAAGGCGGAAGGACTTGACGAAGAGTAATAATATGGAAGAAAAAGATATTAAAATTACTGTTGCACAAAAGAACTCTATTTCTTCAGTACTCTTAATTCTTAATGAAATTGTAGATGATATAGAAAATTTGTGTAATACTTCGGATAAAAAAAGTATCTTATATGATATTGTTAATAACCTAAGTGAAAAAGAAAAGAGCAGAGTGGTTGAATCTACAGGTAAAATTAAAAAGGTAATAGAAGATATAGGGAAAACATTAAATATAAAAAAGAAAAGGTATGAAATAAAAAATCTTATATCAAGCAGAGTAGCATCTTTATGGGAAATGGTATGTGAAATTGAAAGTAAACGACTGAAGGGTTATGGAGAGGTCTCAAAATCGTTAAAAGAATATCTTGACCCTAAGGTTTTCACAATTACTCAACTATTAGAAGAAATAGAAGAAGTGTTGTATAAGAAGTAAAAAGTAATGAATAATAAATGGTTTAATAGAAATATTATTGGTTTTTCTCTCACGAGTTTCTTAAGCGATTTCTGTCATGAGATGGCAACTTCTATCCTGCCACAGTTTATCCAGGCTATTGGATTATCAGCATCTTCTCTCGGGCTTATTGAAGGGGTAGCAGATGCCACATCAAGTTTTGTTAAACTCCTTGCAGGATATATCGGTGACAAAACAGCCAATCGCAAGAGGTGGGTTGTATCCGGTTATTCTTTGACAGCCATAGCAATATTATTATTTGTATTTGCTTTCTCTTTACCTTTAATTCTTCTAGGCAGGGTAGTAGGATGGCTGGGTAGGGGTATCCGTGGACCCATAAGAGATGCTATGCTTGCAGAATCAGTTGATGATAGGAACAGAGGTAGGGCTTTTGGTTTCCATAGGGCAGCAGATACAGTAGGTGCAATTGCAGGTCCACTTACGGCATTTGCTATACTGACATACCTTTCTTCCAATAAAAATATTGTTCATTTTATAAATTCATTTTTGCCTGCCAGTATGGGTCAGGATAGTATCTTTAGGTTTATTTTTCTTATTACACTTATTCCCGGTATCCTCTCTGTAATATCAATGTCTTTGCTTGTTGAAGAGAAATATCGTCAAGGTAATAGAGAAATGCAATTCTCAAAAACGATTAAGGATATGCCTTACAGTTTCAGATTTTTTCTTTTATCCGTTGGAATATTCGGAATGGCTGACTTTGCTCCTACCCTTATGATTTTACGTGCCAACACAGTTCTTGCGGGAATACTTGGAACTTTTGAAGCAGCACGGTATGCCACACTGTTTTATCTATTACGAAATTTCGTATATGCCATTGCTTCTTACCCTATAGGCGCTTTGAGTATACGCTTTAACAGAACACGATATTTAGCCACAGGATATGCAGTAGCAGTACTCACATTTGCTGGATTTGCAATAGCAATACCTTCAATCACATGGTTTATTCTTTGTTTTATACTTGCAGGTGTGTTTATTGCCTGGGAAGATACAATAGAAGGTGTTGCTGTCAGGGATTATATCGGAGAGGATAAAGCAGGGACCGGTTATGGACTGTTAGGTGTTATGAATGGGGTAGGGGATTTCTTTTCCAGTACAATAGTAGGAATTCTCTGGATAACCATAGGTGCGAGGTGGGGATTTATCTATGCATCCATTATGGGATTAACAGGAACTATCTTTATGTTCTTTACTCCTTCTGGGAAAAAAAGTATTCAATATAAGGAGTAAGAGTATAAAAGATGATAAAATCTTAACCGGTGGAGGTAAAATTTTATTCTGGTGGATATGTATCATTCCAGTCGATTGAAAAACCCAAAGATGATCAATAATTAATCCAAAAATAACTGCCCATAGAATTATTGAAAAAAGATAAATTAAAAAGTTTCTTTTGCCGAGTTTTCCTACAACAAACATTAAAGTGGCTGAATTTGTTGCAGGTCCTGTAAAAAGGAATATAAGACCTGCACCAGGAGACATACCTTTTGTTATAAGCGAAGCCGCTATAGGTATAGAGCCAGTTGCGCATACATAAAGAGGTACACCTATAAGAAGCATTAACGGATAAGAGTATAATTGCCTTCCGAGATATTTTGAGACGATATCCTCTGGTACAAAAGTTGAGATTATACCGCCAATGATTATACCTATTAAAATCCACTTACCTGTGTCTTCAACCAGTTCAAAAAATCCATATCTAAAGGCACTTTTTATCTTTTCATAAAAAGAATGTGTATGCAATCCTTCATTTTCACAGAAGATACAGGTATAGTTGTCTTTTTCTTTAGGAAGTTTCTTTCTATCCTCATATCTATTTACTAAAATTCCAGCAAAAAGTCCTGAAAAAAGTGCGCATACAGGCCTTATTATTGCAAATATCCACCCGAGAAGTGAATATGTAGCTAAAATTGAATCAACCCCTGTAGTAGGAGTAGATATCAAAAAAGAAACCGTAGCACCATCACTTGCGCCTTCTTTTTTAATATGTGTTGCCACAGGAATAACGCCACAGGAACACAGTGGTAAAGGTATACCTAAAAGAGTTGCTTTTAAGATAGATAAAAAGTTAGAAGGCGAAAGATGATAATAAATTCTTTCTGTAGGGATTAAAACCTTCAATATCCCTGCAATCAAAAATCCAAAAAGTAAATAGGGACTCATTTCATTAAGGAGCCCAATTATTTCTATTAAAAGTTTCATTTTCTTTATATCTTATCGTTCTATCTTATAACTATTTTTGTTGCTACTTTAGTTGCAATATTAAATGTTATCTCGCCCTTTTAGCCTATTAAAAGTTTTTTAATTTCTTCTTTTGAAGGAACTTTGCCTGCAAGGATAACCTTGCCATTTACCACTACCGCAGGGGTTATCGTCACCCCATATTTTGCAAACTGCTTTATATCATACAGATGAGAAATAGTCGCAGATATTTCCATTTCTTCAACTGTTTCTCTTACAATCTTTTCTACTGCCTGACATTTAGGACAGCCAGCACCTACTATTAAAATCTCCATAGTTCACCCCTTTTCTATTTTAAAATAAAATTACCTGTAATCCAACCTACAAGTGTTCCACAGATTATAATTGTTATTACATAGACAACCGCTTTTTTTATTCCAAAAACACGAGAGATGGCTATCCAGTTTGGCAAACTCAATCCAGGACCTGTCAAAAGTAATGCAAGTGCAGGTCCCTTTCCCATTCCGAGTTTCATAAGTTTATCAACAAAAGGTGCTTCTGTAAGAGTTGCAAAATATGTAGTTGCTCCTATCAATGTAGCAAGAAAACTTGCTCTTATACTATTCCCTCCAAGAAACTTTTCTATCCAGTTCCTGGGTAATATCTCTCCTATAATTCCTACAATAAAAACACCTACAAGTAAAAGAGGAAAAATTATCCTAACAAAATACATTGTTTCCCTAAGCCAGTTTTCAATATCTTTTCTTTCAAGTTTTTTACAGGCATAAATTCCTGAAACAACTGTGAAGATAAACCATACAATAATTTTCTTCCAGTAAGGACCTTTTTGAACTAAATAATTTGGCATAAGAAGGGAAAGAAGGATTAATACCAGAAGTATTACATATTTTTTTTCTATGATTTTTTTCTTATCTTCTTTATCTAACCTGACGGTTTCAATCTGTTCTTTTCTAAATAAAAAACTCATAATACTTCCAACAACAAATGCCATAATTAAAGAACTCATCACCCTTGCTATAACAATATCTATTCCAATAATATTACCTGTATATATTAAAGATAGGATATTTGAAGATGGAGCAACCCAGAGTATGATAAAAGCAACACCAATTCCTGCTCCTGTATAATAAAGTCCACTTGCCACTGGAATGACTGTACAGGAACAGGCAGCGAGCAAAAAACTTGAAATTGCAGATATAGAAAAGGACTTTACTTTGCTTACCCTTTCTCCGAGATAATTTATAATGGTCTCTTTATTAATAAAACTTACCATTCCTCCAGCAAGTAAAAAAGCGGGGATAAGACAGGTTAAAACATGAACTGCAATATAGTCCTTTAAAGCGAGAAGTCCGCCTTCAATAAGTTCTTTTAACATTTTCCCTTCTTTATTCCCACAACAGGCATCCCTTTTTTTCTCAATTCCATTCTTTTTTTAAGATTTTTTATTTCTTTATTAAATTTATCACAGGAAATAGATTTAATTGCTTTAATCACTGAAATTAAAAAGTCATCTTTGTTAGGAGAGAGGGAATACATAACCCATTTCCCTTTCTTTTCTTCTTTTATTATTCCAGTATATTTCAAAATTTTTAAATGTTTTGAAATATTTGTCTGTGTCTCTTCTAAACAATCCATTATTTCACACACACAGAGAGGACTCTTTGATTCCAGTAATAACCTTATTATCCTTAACCTCGTTTTTTCTCCTGCTGCTTTTAATACCTCTGTATATCTTTCCATTTTAATTTCTCATATGCCCATACATTCATATATTATAACACAGAAAATTTTTCTGTCAAACCCTTATTTATAGTTTTTCCAGAATAAGAGAAGATGCCTTCTTACCCGAGAGGAGCATCCCACCAAATATAGCACCCATTCTATGAGAACCCGCTACTGCATTGGCAGCCATTCCACATACAAAAAGTCCGGGGTATACCTCTTTTGTATTTTCAATAAGTGCTATTTCTCCTCTTTCCGCCCACATTGATTTTTCACCAATAACCTTAAAATTCTCTCCTGATTTTCTTTCTACTATTTTACATACTTCGCTGTCATGTCCTGTAGCATCTACAACAAATTTTGCTTTAACTCCAAGTGGGTCAACATGTAGATGAGCAATATCCACAGCAGTCCAGTTTAAAACCACTCCTGTTATCTTTTTTTCTCTTATTACTACATCTTCCACGCTTATAAGATTAAATATCTTTGCTCCTGCTTTAACGGTCTTGAATGTAAGAGCTGAAATTGTCTCTATTGCATCTGCAGTATAAAGATTCTCTGAGTATCTTTTTATCCGTATTCCCAACTCTTTCATAATCTCTTTTGCTTCCTCCTGGACCACTATTCTATTAAACATCATACCCCCGCCAGGCATTCCACCACCTATCTTAAGGTGTCTTTCAAATACTGCAACTTTTTTCCCTACAGAAGCAAGATAATAGGCACATATAAGGCCTGAAGGTCCTCCACCTGCAATAGCAACATCAACATCCAGATAAGAAGTGAGTTCTTTTATATATGTCTCAATAATTGCCTTTGATATAATATGTTCTTCCATTAATTTCTCCTTTATTTTTCATTGAAAATTATTTCTTATATTATCAGGAATGTAGTTTTTTTACAAGTTTTGCAACACGTCTTCCCAATCTCTTGCATTCTCTTTCTACTCTACTATCAGGTACTCCTATTGATACAACACCGTAATGTCCACCTGAAGGGTCTCCCTGTATAACCATTCCGTGGATTAAAAGTGCGTTTAATATATCTGTGATAGTTGTTTCATTTCCACCACCTATATTTGCAGAAGAGGAAAAAGCAGCGCCAACCTTTCCATCCAATTTCCCATGTATTGCAACACTTTCGTCAAGAAATTCCTTTACAGGTGCTGCCATTGTTCCGTAATAGGTGGGAGAACCAATGATAATTCCATCTACAGAAAGTAAGTCCTTTATCTCCGCATTTTCTACATTTTTTACTTCAACATCCACATCTTCTTCTTTTACGCCTTCTTCTATAAGATGTGCCATCTTTCTTGTATTCCCTGTTGAAGAGTAATATATTATAAGAACTTTTGACATATCACCTCCCTGTTGAAATCTATGGTAAAGCACTTTTAAAAATTATTCAAGTAGTATAAGATATAAAAATGGAACTTGTATCTATTTTTGGGTTATCCTTTACCATTGCACTCACAGGAGCATTGGCACCGGGGCCCCTTTTAACTCTGGCTATAGCAGAGAGTTTTAAGTATGGAAGAAAAGCAGGTCCTATTATTATAGGGGGACATGCACTATTAGAGATTATTATGGTTTGTATTCTTGTTATTGGACTTGGGAAAATATTAAACAATCAGGTAGTTATAAAGTACATCTCTTTAGCAGGTGCTTTAATTCTCATTTATTTTGGTATCAATATACTCCGGTCTCTCTCAAAGGTCTCTCTTAATGTATCAATGAAAAATTCTAATTCCTATATTATCCTGTTTTTCCAGGGTATAACAATGAGTATTGCCAACCCATACTGGACTGTATGGTGGTTAACTGTGGGGCTGGGACTTTTACTTTCTGTAAGGAATATAGGGATAAAAGGACTTATTTATTTTTTTATGGGACATATACTTGCAGACCTTGTATGGTATAGTTTTGTCTCTTATAGTATTGAAAAAAGTAAAAAGATTATTTCCCAGAAAGTATATATAAAGATATTGAACATTTGTGGAATTATTCTTATATTATTTGGCTTGTATTTTGGGATTACCTCTCTTATATAATATCACCACAGTGATTTATCCAAGGGTGCTATTACTTTGTAAGGTATACCTTTTCTGGGTTGAGCCATAAAGTTCTCAACTGTCTCTTTCCATTTAAGGTAGTGAGATGTATTCTTATGCGCTTTTGCTGATTCTTCACTTTCATAAACTTCATATAAGGTAAACCTGCATGGGTCATCAAGACACTGTAAAACATCAAACCTGAGGTTCCCTTCTTCTTTAATGGAATTTTTATGATTTTCTAAAGTTGCCTTTATAAAATCATCTATCTTATCCTTCTTTACATAAATCTCCACTATTGTAACTATCATAATTCACCTCCATCTTCCTATCAATGAAAAGAATAATGTTAATAAAATGCTTATAATAATACTTGTTGCGAGAGGAAAATAAAAAGAAAAATTTTCCTTCTTTATTATTATGTCTCCAGGTAATCTCCCAAAAGGAATTTTTATGCCTTTTTCTATTAAGACCGCAGAGATAATAAGACATATCCCTATTATGAGTAAAAACTTTGCAAAATTGTTTTCCATTCTATTTCTTTCCTACTTATTTATCTATTTTTACCCTCATTTTAAAAGATTTTCAAGTGTTTTCCTTATTTCTTTACAGTGGTCTCCTTCCCAGTATACCCTTTTACATGAAGGGCACTGAGAAAAATTCTCTTTAGTAGAATATATATATTCGGGGACAAGTGTTTTTATTTCTTCTTTCTCTCTAATCTCAAGGATTATATTACAGAGAGAACATCTGCTGAAAATATTTTCCTCTGCTGGTTTAAGTACGAGTTTATCTATAATTTCTTTTAACTGATTAATACTTCCTTCACCTTCAATTAATACTACGATATCAGGATTTGAAAGTGCTAATTTTCTGTCTCTCGTCAGGATTATCCTCCCTTCCTTTCTCGCAATTCTTAAGAGTTCTATCTTTCTGCTCGTGTTAAAATAGAGGGTATCATATCCCATCAACCTTAACCATCTTCCTGTTTTACCCAGCATCCCATCCACAATAAACTTCTTCATTCACAACCTTTCAAAACCTCTGTAAAGCCCTAAACTTTTAGCGATTTTAATTACTTCTTTAAATTCTTGAAAGGTAGGTTTTCTATTTATCTCTGGATATAAATCCGCCTTACCACAGGGTCTATACTGATCCATTATATTTATGTACGTATTTTTTGAAAGGCCTGCAATAAATTTTAAAACATTTTCTGAATTTGAAATGTGATTTGGTAGTACAAGATGCCTTACAAGTAATCCTTTTTCTGCTATACCTTCTGTATTTACTTTTAAATCCCCTACCTGTTTATACATCTCTTCTATTGCTTCTACACATCTTTCAAAATAATCAGGCGCATTTGAGTATCTTTTTGCAGGTTCGCTTTCTCCATATTTCATATCAGGCATATAAATATCTACTATACCATCAAGTAATTTTATTACCTCAACATTCTCATAACCACTGCAATTCCAGACAATAGGGATACTAAGTCCCTTTTCTATTGCATATCCCAATGATTTTACTAGTTGGGGTGTAAAATGTGTAGGAGTAACAAGATTGATATTATGGCATCCTATTTTCTGTAAGTTTAATATAATACTCGCCATTCTTTCTTCTGATACGACATCCCCAATCCCTGAATGGCTTATATCATAGTTCTGGCAGTATATACATAAAAGGTTGCAATAAGTAAGAAAGATAGTACCTGACCCTAAAACACCAACCAGTTCTTGTTCTTCACCAAAATGTGGACCATAACTTGAAACCATAATCTCCTTTCCCGCTCGGCATATTCCTTTTTCTCCAGATATTCTATTAACCTTACATTTCCTCGGACATAGATTACAGGAGTTTAGAATACTGTATAATCTATCAATTCTTCCGTCTATTATTTTTAACTTTTCAGGCATAGAATTTCACAAAATAAACCGGTTGGTAATGGGCATCCTTCTATCCTTTCCAAATGCCTTTGGAGTAATCTTGGTTCCAGGCGGTGATTGTCTCCTTTTGTATTCACTTTTATCTACCATCTGAAGCACTTTTTTTACTGTTATTTCATCAAAACCGAGTGAAACTATTTCTTGAAAACTTCTATCTTTTTCTATATATTCCTTAAGGATACTATCAAGAATTTCATATGGTGGGAGTGTATCCTGGTCTTTCTGCCCGGGTTTAAGCTCTGCTGTCGGTGCTTTTGTAAAGACCCTTTCAGGGATAACTTTACTGATGGAATTTCTGTAATATGCCAGTTTATATACCATTGTCTTATATACATCTTTAATCACAGCAAAACCACCAGCAGTGTCTCCATAAAGTGTAGAATAACCAACACTGACTTCAGATTTATTTCCTGTGGTTAAAACAAGATATCCAAATTTGTTAGATAATGCCATAAGTATGTTCCCCCTTATTCTCGCCTGAAGATTCTCTTCTGTTATATCTGGTTTTGTTCCTGTAAAAACAGAAGAAAATGTTTCAAGATATGATGTAAATATGCCATCTATAGGTATTGTGAGAAATTTTATTTTTAGGTTATCCGCAAGCGCATTAGCATCTTCTTCTGACTCTTTTGAAGAATATCTGGAAGGCATAAAAACACCTATGACATTTTCACTTCCGAGAGCATCAGAAGCAATAGCAGCAACCAGAGAAGAGTCAATACCACCACTCAAACCGAGAATAACTTTTCTGAACCCGTTTTTTAATACATAATCTCTCATTCCTGTAACGAGTGCAAGATATACCTCTTCTTCTATGGTTATCGTTCTGTATTCAGAGATTGAAACAGATGTTCTATCCTTAGAGAATTCATATGATATATAAACTGCATCTCTCTTTCTAACTCCTGTCTTTTTTAGTTGAATATCTGTTATCAGAAGAGTTTCCTTGAATGGTTCTGCTCTGGAAATGATACTACCTGTATTATTTATTATAAAACTACTCCCATCAAAGACAAGTTCATCCTGACCACCAACAAGATTACTATAAGAAATAAAGATATTGTTTCTAATACACTGCTCTCTTATTATTTTTTCTCTCTCTAATGTCTTTCCCATATGATAAGGAGAAGCACTTATATTTATCAGGAATTTTGCTCCTTTTTTCGCCTGTTCTTTTACAGGTCCGTCTATATACCATATATCCTCACAGATATTTACACCAAACAAAATTCCTGATAGATTAAAAATAGAGGGCTTATCTCCTGAAGAAAAATATCTCTTTTCATCAAAGACACCGTAGTTTGGTAAAAGTATTTTATGATATATACCTACCTTTTCCTTATTATTGAGTATAGCAGCTGCGTTATATAACCTGCCATTCTGTATATCAACAAAGCCTAATATAACTATCATATTTTTTACTTCTTTTTCTATTAA of bacterium contains these proteins:
- a CDS encoding alpha/beta hydrolase produces the protein MKIKYLILNLILFVCINVFPQQLPTKLLFPEGTKVFRDIEYAKSEGVKLLMDIYIPESEKPLPLVVWIHGGGWKSGSKENCYPAMRLLSYGYAIASINYRLTGIASFPAQLEDCKSAIRFLRANGTKYNINTEKIGVWGASAGGHLAALLGTTGDIKDFDKGYYIGFSSKVQAVCDYFGPSSIGDMIGKTSGGSGNSPEELIKLLIGKEQDNFKEKAKRASPITYVNSASAPFFIVHGEKDNVVPVSQSEMLYNALVKAGVDAQLYIIKGAGHGGPEFIKQDVIDKVVSFFDKYIR
- a CDS encoding cation:proton antiporter — its product is MEKIYFTTSLWLCLAVVSAILAYHIKISIALVEICIGIIAGTIANHYFGPNSLGSNFEWLKFLASTGAIFLTFLAGAELDPGVIKTKWKEVIVVGIIGFLAPFIGCSAVAYYVLKWGFKASLLTGVALSTTSMAVVYAVMLETGLNKTEFGKGILGACFINDLGTVIALGLIFSPFTIKTIIFIVSMVVILSVFPFLTNFFTRIYGNRTAAIRVKWVSFVLFALGTLAIWSGSEPVLPAYIAGMVLAEFATKNRIWIRRLRTLTVGFLTPFYFIRAGSFVSIPALFSAPFIFLLLLGAKVATKICGLYPVIRIFRKDYSEQWYYTLLMSTGLTFGTISALYGYTHNIITEFQYSFLVMVVIGSALIPTAIASFYFLPKHLLPPHSEKHIIVKAEGLDEE
- a CDS encoding MFS transporter gives rise to the protein MNNKWFNRNIIGFSLTSFLSDFCHEMATSILPQFIQAIGLSASSLGLIEGVADATSSFVKLLAGYIGDKTANRKRWVVSGYSLTAIAILLFVFAFSLPLILLGRVVGWLGRGIRGPIRDAMLAESVDDRNRGRAFGFHRAADTVGAIAGPLTAFAILTYLSSNKNIVHFINSFLPASMGQDSIFRFIFLITLIPGILSVISMSLLVEEKYRQGNREMQFSKTIKDMPYSFRFFLLSVGIFGMADFAPTLMILRANTVLAGILGTFEAARYATLFYLLRNFVYAIASYPIGALSIRFNRTRYLATGYAVAVLTFAGFAIAIPSITWFILCFILAGVFIAWEDTIEGVAVRDYIGEDKAGTGYGLLGVMNGVGDFFSSTIVGILWITIGARWGFIYASIMGLTGTIFMFFTPSGKKSIQYKE
- a CDS encoding SO_0444 family Cu/Zn efflux transporter → MKLLIEIIGLLNEMSPYLLFGFLIAGILKVLIPTERIYYHLSPSNFLSILKATLLGIPLPLCSCGVIPVATHIKKEGASDGATVSFLISTPTTGVDSILATYSLLGWIFAIIRPVCALFSGLFAGILVNRYEDRKKLPKEKDNYTCIFCENEGLHTHSFYEKIKSAFRYGFFELVEDTGKWILIGIIIGGIISTFVPEDIVSKYLGRQLYSYPLMLLIGVPLYVCATGSIPIAASLITKGMSPGAGLIFLFTGPATNSATLMFVVGKLGKRNFLIYLFSIILWAVIFGLIIDHLWVFQSTGMIHIHQNKILPPPVKILSSFILLLLILNTFFPRRSKEHKDSSC
- a CDS encoding thioredoxin family protein, producing MEILIVGAGCPKCQAVEKIVRETVEEMEISATISHLYDIKQFAKYGVTITPAVVVNGKVILAGKVPSKEEIKKLLIG
- a CDS encoding permease → MLKELIEGGLLALKDYIAVHVLTCLIPAFLLAGGMVSFINKETIINYLGERVSKVKSFSISAISSFLLAACSCTVIPVASGLYYTGAGIGVAFIILWVAPSSNILSLIYTGNIIGIDIVIARVMSSLIMAFVVGSIMSFLFRKEQIETVRLDKEDKKKIIEKKYVILLVLILLSLLMPNYLVQKGPYWKKIIVWFIFTVVSGIYACKKLERKDIENWLRETMYFVRIIFPLLLVGVFIVGIIGEILPRNWIEKFLGGNSIRASFLATLIGATTYFATLTEAPFVDKLMKLGMGKGPALALLLTGPGLSLPNWIAISRVFGIKKAVVYVITIIICGTLVGWITGNFILK
- a CDS encoding metalloregulator ArsR/SmtB family transcription factor — translated: MERYTEVLKAAGEKTRLRIIRLLLESKSPLCVCEIMDCLEETQTNISKHLKILKYTGIIKEEKKGKWVMYSLSPNKDDFLISVIKAIKSISCDKFNKEIKNLKKRMELRKKGMPVVGIKKGKC
- a CDS encoding sulfide-dependent adenosine diphosphate thiazole synthase; this translates as MEEHIISKAIIETYIKELTSYLDVDVAIAGGGPSGLICAYYLASVGKKVAVFERHLKIGGGMPGGGMMFNRIVVQEEAKEIMKELGIRIKRYSENLYTADAIETISALTFKTVKAGAKIFNLISVEDVVIREKKITGVVLNWTAVDIAHLHVDPLGVKAKFVVDATGHDSEVCKIVERKSGENFKVIGEKSMWAERGEIALIENTKEVYPGLFVCGMAANAVAGSHRMGAIFGGMLLSGKKASSLILEKL
- a CDS encoding NAD(P)H-dependent oxidoreductase, whose protein sequence is MSKVLIIYYSSTGNTRKMAHLIEEGVKEEDVDVEVKNVENAEIKDLLSVDGIIIGSPTYYGTMAAPVKEFLDESVAIHGKLDGKVGAAFSSSANIGGGNETTITDILNALLIHGMVIQGDPSGGHYGVVSIGVPDSRVERECKRLGRRVAKLVKKLHS
- a CDS encoding LysE family translocator, producing the protein MELVSIFGLSFTIALTGALAPGPLLTLAIAESFKYGRKAGPIIIGGHALLEIIMVCILVIGLGKILNNQVVIKYISLAGALILIYFGINILRSLSKVSLNVSMKNSNSYIILFFQGITMSIANPYWTVWWLTVGLGLLLSVRNIGIKGLIYFFMGHILADLVWYSFVSYSIEKSKKIISQKVYIKILNICGIILILFGLYFGITSLI
- a CDS encoding antibiotic biosynthesis monooxygenase, translated to MIVTIVEIYVKKDKIDDFIKATLENHKNSIKEEGNLRFDVLQCLDDPCRFTLYEVYESEESAKAHKNTSHYLKWKETVENFMAQPRKGIPYKVIAPLDKSLW
- a CDS encoding DUF2905 domain-containing protein → MENNFAKFLLIIGICLIISAVLIEKGIKIPFGRLPGDIIIKKENFSFYFPLATSIIISILLTLFFSLIGRWR
- a CDS encoding Mut7-C RNAse domain-containing protein, translating into MKKFIVDGMLGKTGRWLRLMGYDTLYFNTSRKIELLRIARKEGRIILTRDRKLALSNPDIVVLIEGEGSINQLKEIIDKLVLKPAEENIFSRCSLCNIILEIREKEEIKTLVPEYIYSTKENFSQCPSCKRVYWEGDHCKEIRKTLENLLK
- a CDS encoding radical SAM protein, with translation MPEKLKIIDGRIDRLYSILNSCNLCPRKCKVNRISGEKGICRAGKEIMVSSYGPHFGEEQELVGVLGSGTIFLTYCNLLCIYCQNYDISHSGIGDVVSEERMASIILNLQKIGCHNINLVTPTHFTPQLVKSLGYAIEKGLSIPIVWNCSGYENVEVIKLLDGIVDIYMPDMKYGESEPAKRYSNAPDYFERCVEAIEEMYKQVGDLKVNTEGIAEKGLLVRHLVLPNHISNSENVLKFIAGLSKNTYINIMDQYRPCGKADLYPEINRKPTFQEFKEVIKIAKSLGLYRGFERL